From the genome of Longispora fulva:
GGGCCTTCGCCAACAGCCGGCGCAGATTGCCGCCCAGCACGAGGCGTTCGGCGGCCGGCGGGAGCCCGAGCGCGCGGACCTTGGCGAGTTCGAGGCCCGGGTGCAGCAGCGGGCCGTCGGTACCGAAGAGGATCTTGTGCGGTCCGGCGCGGCGCACCGCCTCGACCAAGAGGTCGAAGTAGCGCACCCCGGACGTGTCCGTGTGGACGTTGCGGTGCCGGGCGAGGATGTCGAGGAACTGCCGCTGCGCGGCCCAGTGGTCCGGGAAGGACCCCAGGTGCGGCACGACGAAATCCACATCCGGGTACTCGGCCGCCACCACCTCCAACGGCGCCACCTCCCCGAACGGGTCGTACAGCACGGGCAGCCGCCACCGCAGCGCCACCTCGCATAGTTCCCGGGTCAGCGGCCCGTCGTGCCGGTGCGCCTTGATCCCCCGGAACCCGTGCACCGTGACCGCCTCGCCAACCAGGTCCCCGATCCGCCCGGCGTCGGAGACCGTGTGCACGAACGCGAACCCGAGGAACCGTCGCCGGTCGGCGGCGACGATCCGAGCC
Proteins encoded in this window:
- a CDS encoding amidohydrolase family protein, which produces MIIDCHCHAGHGDGLTGPWDTAAPLDGYLRRARAAGIDRTVLFAAFHSDYATANREVARIVAADRRRFLGFAFVHTVSDAGRIGDLVGEAVTVHGFRGIKAHRHDGPLTRELCEVALRWRLPVLYDPFGEVAPLEVVAAEYPDVDFVVPHLGSFPDHWAAQRQFLDILARHRNVHTDTSGVRYFDLLVEAVRRAGPHKILFGTDGPLLHPGLELAKVRALGLPPAAERLVLGGNLRRLLAKARRPRRPGPPPHST